The genomic window CGTATGAGGTATTATGTAATCTATTGCATTTTCTCCGATTATTCTTCTGATTTCACCTGTAATAAAATCCTCACTCACGCCTTTGTGATAATATCGCACAATCCCGAGCAGAACTTCTTCTTGAACAGTTTTTACATTGTCTTTTAGATAAGGGATGATGTCCTGAAGTGTGGTATTGTCTGCTATAAGGCTGAGAGATTTTATTGCAGGTGCTCTTAGTGTTTTTTTCTCAAGTGCCTTTCTCAAGGCTGGGATTGCTTTCCTGTCTCCTATTCTTCCTAATGCATCTGTAGCAGGATAAGATGTCCAAATGTCATCACTCTCGATTATTTCTATTAGTGCATTAATAACAGAAGATTCTCTTATCTTCCCGATATGCTCGATGGCGGTTGCACGCACATTTTCATCATCATCCTTCAAAGCGCTTAGCATAAGCGGAATGGATCTGGTATCTTTGAATCCTCCAAGTATATCGATGATAAACTTTCTGACGTCCCTGTTTGGAGTATTGAATGCCTCAATAAGATAAGGTGTTACTTTTTTATTTAGCCTTATAAGTACTTCTATTGCAGAGTTTCTTGCGCCTGCATTATGTTCCTGATAGAGTAATTGTATTAACCCATGAATATAAGATTCAACAGGATAATATTCAAGGAGGATATCGATAGCAGTATTCCTGACTCTCCAACTTGTATCCTCCATAGCCATTAGGAGGAGATTTACATATTCTTCCCCTGACTTTCCCTTAAGAGTCTCAAGTGCTTCCCTTCTTATCTCAATATCGGCATTTTTAAGGAGGTTTCTCAGATCCTGCATTTTCTTCTAAAGACCTTTCAGAATTTTTCAGGAATATTTTCTCTTCCGATGTAAGAAGATCATCAATGTTGAGAAGAATTATAATTCCTTCGTTTTTCTTACCAAGTCCTGATAGATATTTTTTTTTCACTCCCTTAAAAATTGACGGGGGAGTAATTATTTCTTCGGTACCAAAAGAAATTATTTCTTTTATATCATCGACCAGAAGCCCAATCTTTTCGCTGTCATACTTAACAATGATAATGCGTCCTTCTTCTTCAGGAGATTTAACATTAAAGCGTTTTCTTAGATCGAGCAGAGGTATCACCTCACCTCTTACAGTAATTACACCTGAAATAAAATCTGGAAGTTCGGGGATTGTATGGGTCTTTTGCATGTTCAAAATCTCTACAACCCGTATTACTTCAATACCAAAATCCTGCTCACCAATTCTGAAAACAGCAAATTTTTTTAACTTTTCCATGAGCCTCTATGTTTTCTACTCTTGATTCATTTCTAAATAATTCCAAGTCTCTCCATCATGGTTCTAATGGCCACAAATTCCGCATCAGAAGTTACCTGAAAACCGCTGAGCTGGTTATCAATTGAATGTAGTATGGAAGCACTTTCAGTATTTTTATCATTAAGTTCTATAAGTGTGGACTTTAGCTTATCAGTGATTTTTTGCGATAGGTTTTTGTTTACACAAATAACGTTATTTGGTAAGTCGTTAGAAATTTTTATGAATTTCAATTTGTCCTGAAAATAATTTGCGACATGTTCTGTAACTCCCCCGGCATCAAAACTCCCATTAAGTATGGCGTTTATTATTTCTTCATGAGAGCCAAGATAGTCAAAATGAAATAAATCTTTTAAATCAATACCGGCATCTAATAATAAAATCCGTGGAACTATATAACTTGAAAGTGAGTGAGTTTCTCCAAAAGCGAAAGTGCGTCTTTTTAAATCCTCAAGGGTATTGATTTCACTATCCTTTTTAGCAATGATTACAGAACGATAAGAAGACTTTCCGTATAATATTGTTTTTACAACTGCTTGAGTGCCGTATTTCTTGTTTGCATTTACATAAGTAGAAGGAGCAATATAACTGAAGTGTATTTTCCCCTGCCCGATATCTTTAAGCACATTTTCATTATTGAATGCAACTCTCAATTCTATCTTTTTCTGCAATTTTTTCTTTAGAAATTCAGTCAGGGGAGTGAATTTTTTAAAAGCTTGACCTGAAGCTATACCCACAGGTTCGATAACGAAATATAAGACATCGGTATTATTCGGTGAAGATGCTGACCTATTCCAGAATCTGAAATTTTCCATTTCCTTAACAATGAATTCTGTATTTTTTGATAATTCTTTTAATGCTTGATTAATTTCAGAGACTATAACTAAATTGTTTTTAGGTATGTCCTTTATTTTCTCAACAGAATTGAAAATCTGATTAGAGCCCATCCTCTGTTCATGAAGAGCTTTTGCAATATGACGATTCTTCTCAGAGACGAGTTCAATAGATTCAGCTATCTGTTTTATATTAATTAGTTGTTCTCCTGTTGCAGATTTTACAAGATTTGCAACGTCACTCATCTTTTCTGTAGCCTTTGCAATAAGGATTGCTCCCTTGCTTTGTTCCATTGTAGCCCTTGCAACTTCTGATACCATATTTTTTACTCTCTCCATCGCATTTGCTACAAGTTTTGTAGTCTTTGCCTGTTCAGTCATAGAACGTTCAATAAAGAATGACATTTCTGCTGATTGAATTGAGCTATCTACAATCTTTTTTAATGAATCACCCGCATCCCTTGCAACTTTTAGTCCTTCTTCAACAGAAGTAAGGCCGCCTTCCATGGCAAGAATGGCGTCTTTAAGTTCCTGCTGAACCGAACGAATAAGTTCGGATATCTCGCGGGTAGAGAATGATGTCCTTTCAGCAAGGTCTTTTATTTCGTCAGCAACAACGGAGAAGCCTTTACCATGCTCACCTGCCTGTGCTGCAAGAATAGCTGCATTTAATGCAAGTAAAGTTGTTTGATCGGTTATCTCGTCAATAACCGTTAAAATTTTACCAATTTCATCGGATCTACCACCAAGTTTCTTAATAAACATAGCTGTTTTTTCGAAAGATACTTTAATATTCTGAATGCCTTCTATAGTTTTTTCAACAGAAGTAATGCCGAATGTAGCTGTATCATTTTTTACTTTTTCTGATAACATTGCTGATTTTTTTGCACTTTCTTCAACATCTTTTATTGAAGAAGTAATTTCTTCTGTCGCTGTAAGTGTTTCTTCAGAAGCTGAAGCAAGTTCCTCAGCTCTGGTTGCCACTTCCTTGATTGTTGTTGAGAGTTCTTCTATTGATGTTGAGGTAGCATCCACTGTATTAGAAAGTTCCTGTGCACTATTTGAAACCTCACTGATGCTTGATACCATTTCGTCAAGTGATACTGCCTTTTGTTCAGTTGAGATTGCAAGGCTTTCTGTGCTTTGAGAGATTTCTGCAGTAGCTGAATTCATCTGCTCAAGTGAACTTGCTATGTTTAATATTGCTTCAGATTCAAGCTTAGTGTTTTCAGATATTTTTTTAATATCATCTTCTAATTTTTTCCCCACTTCCAATGACTGATGAAAACCATTTTTTATGGTTTTCATCATAGTATCAAGAGAACTAACGGTTTCATTGAGGTTTTTAAGTATTTGGCCGAGTTCATCGTCACCTGCATCAAAAGAAAAATTAGCTTCGGATATCGATTTAACAGCCTTATTGATATGATCTAATGGATTGATAAAAAGTTTTTTTGCGACAGAAAATGAGAAAAAAGTTATGACAGCAATGCCGATGATTAAAATTATTAACGATGCAATAAAATTTTTATCCTTTAATAGAAAAAAGAAGTTGCTGACCAAAATGCCAGAGATTATTAACGCTAAGATAAAAAATATAAAACGTATTTTGTGTTTTTCTACTATATTTTTTGTTTGCATATTTTTTATATAAATCCTTTTTAATTTAAATATGTCATTTTATTGAAGTTACTTCTTCTATATTCAGGATTGAAATAAATTGTGTATCGATCACTGCAACCCCTTCGACATATTTCGATTCTGCCTCAGAGAGATGAGAAGGGGGAGGCAGGAGTTCAGATTTTGGAATGCGCATGACACCTATAACCTTATCAACAATTGCTCCAATAGGTCCCTTTATTCCTTTAAGAATCAGTATCTTTCCCTTTTTTTCATTATCATCATCATGTGTATCTGTTAAAGAAAGTTTCAATTTTAAACTTAGTACAGGGATAATCTTGCCCCTGAGTGAGGTTATACCTAAAACGTATTTTGGCATTCTGGGGACAATTGCTATCCTTTGATATCTGAGAATCTCGTCGAGATGGGTTATTCTGAAAGCAAATTCTTCATTCATAAGGCTAAAAGTAAGAAACTCGATAATTTCATCTTCTATTTTACTTATGGTAGGAATTTCAGGTGCTTGAACATCTGTGGTTTTGATTATTGATTCTTTTTTTTCTTCTATCACTTCATTTTCAGATACAGACATGACTTCTCCGGATGGGGTATTTGTTTCAATGGTATGTTCGTTAGTTATATCCTGCTTGAGTTCAGGCTGTGTATCAGGTTTGCTGTTAGATTTTATTTGCTGATTTTCTTTTAATTTCTTTCTAATTTTCGCGATATCCATTTAAGCCAAGCTCCCTGACTGCATCGTTGATAATATGTTCATCAATTATCCGGAGTTCTTTGCCAAACCCATCAAGAAGTGCAGAGTTAGCAATACTGTTTATTAGTCTCGGTATCCCGCCGGAATAATGATATAATTTTTTAATTGCATCATCTGTGAATATCGGTTCTTCAAGCCCTGAAACCCTCAATCTATGTTCAACATAACTTTTAATTTCATCTGGTGTAAGAGGTTTAAGGTGATAGAAAAGCCCAATTCTCTGTCGTAATGGTAAATATGCCTTATGGTTTAATCTCCGCCTCAGGTCTGTTTGTCCGACAAGTATTAGGCTGAGAAGATTTGTTGTATCGAGCTGAAAATTTGTAAGAAGCCTTATTTCTTCAAATGTATCTTTATTGGGGATTAGTTGTGCTTCATCTATAATTATTACAGGTGTTATGCCTGATTCAAAATCTTTATAAACTCTTTCATAAATTGAGTCAAGAAGACTGTCTTTAAAATTATATGGAATATTTATATCAAAACGTTTCGCAACAGTTCTTAAAAATTGTGTTGATGTAAGACGTGGATTAATGATAAGGATTACCCTGTATTTTTCGCCCAGAGAATCCATTAGTGCTCTTGTAAGTGTTGTTTTTCCACTTCCAATTTCTCCTGTAAGAACAATGAGCTCTTTTTCCTCAACAGCATACTGCATTCGCGCAAGAGCTTCTTCATGATTTTTGCTCAGAAACAGAAATCTGGGGTCAGGGGTTTTATTAAAAGGTTTTTGTTTGAGTCCATAAAATTCTTCATACATATGAAAAACCTTCCTGTTTTTTAAGGGATTTATCTATGATAGATTCAACATCAAGAACCAGTATAACTTCATGTCTCCCAATTTCTGCTGCACCGGCAAAACCACTTATTCCTTTAAAATATTCTCCAAGTGTTTTTATTACAATCTCCTGTTGCTCGAGTATTTCATCAACAAGCAACCCTAACTTTCTTTTTCCAAAACCAATAACAACCGCAAAAGACATATCATTTTTTGTTGTGTCAATATCAAAGACCTTACCGAGACTGATAATTGGTAACATCTCGCCTCTGAGATTGTAAACATCCTTCCATTCAATAGTCTGAATGTCTTTATTTTCTACAGAGATGGTTTCTGATATTGCTGTAAGTGGAATAGCGAATTTAATCTCGCCCACCTTGACCAATAAAGCTTTTATTATTGCAAGTGTAATCGGTAATGTGAGGATAAAAGTTGTTCCCTCATTTTTTTTTGTCTGCACTTCTGTAAAGCCTCCTAATGCTGAGAGCTTTTCTCTAACAACATCCATGCCAACTCCTCTGCCAGAAATCTCGCTAACCTCTTCTTTTGTGCTGAAACCTGGAGTAAATATGAAATTTACGAGTTCTCTCTCATCAATAGATGAATGAGGTTCGAGTAATCCATTTTCAATAGCTTTTTTTCTTACTTTATCTAAATTTATACCTCTTCCGTCATCATTTACTTCTACTACTACATAGTTGCCACGCTGATAAGCCTTCAAAATTATATTGCCATATTCCAGTTTCCCTTTTGATTTTCTTTCTTCGCTCGTTTCTATCCCGTGATCTATTGAATTCCTTACAAGATGCATCAGAGGGTCAACAATTTCTTCAGCCAATGATTTGTCAAGTTCTGTATCTTCCCCGTAAAGAGTTATTTTTACCTCCTTACCCATTTCTCTTGAATATCGCCTGATGACCTGTGCAAGCCGAGAAAAAATCTGACCAATTGGTACCATCCTGATTGCGAGCACGTCATCCTGCAGTTCGAATATCTTTCTCTCAAGTGTCTGGGATATCTTGTGAACATCGCGAATGAAAGAAGAATAGGTGTGTATTTCAGACATCTCAGCCCCAATCCGCTTTACAGCATCTTTTGCGAGGGTTAACTCACCGATGGTGTTCAATATCCTATCAAGCTTGTCGATATCAACCCTTACAGTAGTTGTAGTACTTTTAAGTGATTGTTCTTGTCTCTTTGGTAGCTTCTTAGTAACATGCTTCGGAGCTACAAGTAAGTCGATATTATTGTTAATCTCCTGTCGGAGTTCATTGTTTTCTTTATTGCTTGCGAACATCAGATTAAAACCTATGGAACCATCGGGTACATCTGATGAGACTGGTAATGTGGAGATAAGTTCACCCTTTGATTTTATGGTTTTTATAAGGCTATCAAGAGATGTATCGAAAGTTGAAAGGTCAAAAATTGCTTTGAGAAGATAAATACCTAAGCCATTTTTAATATTTGTTTTTAGCCTGTGCTCTTCATATTCTGACAGAACCTTTAATATTGATTCGTCAATAAGACCCCTGATATCAAATTCGTCCGTGATCTCTTTAGATGATTCCCTGAATGTTTTTACCGCTTCAATATGTTCTGTAAGATCTATTTCTTTATCATCTTTGATCGAGTCAACAGCAGATTTTAATATGTCAAGGTTTTTGAATAGAAAATTCACAACATCTTCATTGACAGTAATTTTACCAAGTCTAATGTCATCCAATAATGACTCGAGGGCATGACTTAGATCTGTTATTCCCTTATTCCCGAAAAGGCTGGAAAGTCCTTTCAGAGTATGGAATGAGCGAAATAATGCATTAATGGTATCAGGGTGTAATGTGGTTTGATAGGTATCTTGTATCTCGAGTATATGCTGTTGACATTCAAATAGTAAATCCTCTGCTTCAGCAATATATTCTTTTTTAGATGCTTTCATGTGCGAATGCTTGTTGAATAATCTCCTGAAGTTCCTGAGCCTTAAATGGCTTTGTAATATAAGCCATTGCCCCTAAAGCAATACCTCTTTTCTTATCTTCTTCACTTCTTTCTGTGCTAATGATTATTAATGGGATATGACTATATCTGGGATTATTTTTAATAAAACTTATAAGTTCAAGGCCGTTGATATCAGGCATGTTAATGTCAGTAATTACAAGATTGAAGTTTTGTGTTGGCAGGAGTTTTAAAGCTTCAAATCCAGAACCAGCTTCTATGATATTAACGTCCCCGATTTCTTCTATTATCGCTTTAATTAGAGCTCTTGTTGTTGTTGAATCTTCAACAATTAAAATAGATTTTCCTGATATTTCTAACTTCATTCTTTTAAATTCTAACAAATTAAGTTAAAAAAAACATTATCATTGAGTCTTCTTTTCTATTTCCTGCAGTCTTCTTTGAAGTAAAGATTTTTCAAGTGCAAGACCTGCCTGGTCTATAAATATTTCAAGCCCCTCTGTTTCGGGCATCTTTTCAGTTTTTGTTCCATTATCACAATATATTAACGCTACTACCTTATTTTCAGTAATTATTGGGAAAAAGGCGATTTCATCAGGCCATATGCCACCGATTTTTTGCATAATTGATTCTGTTATAGGGTCCCTTTCAAGAATTCCTTTATAGGGACGTTTCTCCAATATAATATTTTTAAGAAATGGGCTTTTTTCATAAGATATCGTTATCTTTCTTATATTTTCATCCGGGTTTTCTATATCAATACCAAACTGACCTAATCCTACTATATCTGTATCTCCAACCATAAAAATTATTCCACGCTGAAATATTTCACTTGCAAATCTGAGTATAAGTAGGGTTATCTCAGAGGCAGAATTAGGAAATCTCAGTTCCTGTGTCAGTGCTTTCAGAGAAGAGATATCCTTTCTTTCTATCTGAGACTCAATCTCCCAGTTTTCTTTTGATGCTTTTTCTTCTTCGAGTTCTATTAGATTCTCTGTT from Nitrospirota bacterium includes these protein-coding regions:
- a CDS encoding chemotaxis protein CheA — translated: MKASKKEYIAEAEDLLFECQQHILEIQDTYQTTLHPDTINALFRSFHTLKGLSSLFGNKGITDLSHALESLLDDIRLGKITVNEDVVNFLFKNLDILKSAVDSIKDDKEIDLTEHIEAVKTFRESSKEITDEFDIRGLIDESILKVLSEYEEHRLKTNIKNGLGIYLLKAIFDLSTFDTSLDSLIKTIKSKGELISTLPVSSDVPDGSIGFNLMFASNKENNELRQEINNNIDLLVAPKHVTKKLPKRQEQSLKSTTTTVRVDIDKLDRILNTIGELTLAKDAVKRIGAEMSEIHTYSSFIRDVHKISQTLERKIFELQDDVLAIRMVPIGQIFSRLAQVIRRYSREMGKEVKITLYGEDTELDKSLAEEIVDPLMHLVRNSIDHGIETSEERKSKGKLEYGNIILKAYQRGNYVVVEVNDDGRGINLDKVRKKAIENGLLEPHSSIDERELVNFIFTPGFSTKEEVSEISGRGVGMDVVREKLSALGGFTEVQTKKNEGTTFILTLPITLAIIKALLVKVGEIKFAIPLTAISETISVENKDIQTIEWKDVYNLRGEMLPIISLGKVFDIDTTKNDMSFAVVIGFGKRKLGLLVDEILEQQEIVIKTLGEYFKGISGFAGAAEIGRHEVILVLDVESIIDKSLKKQEGFSYV
- a CDS encoding DUF4388 domain-containing protein, with protein sequence MSLVGRIEDLALSDIFQILSIGKKTGILIIKGPFGNAFIVFKNGLVVRAETDNIESSLGEELLKASIIKDTILNLAIEVQKKLPQKSIPEILYDLGSVSTSTLEKFTRKRIEKVISHLLIWEQGDFQFEPDETDPKGKIEITDAGWEISKGMSPEYLLMEGARVHDESMQATMGATENLIELEEEKASKENWEIESQIERKDISSLKALTQELRFPNSASEITLLILRFASEIFQRGIIFMVGDTDIVGLGQFGIDIENPDENIRKITISYEKSPFLKNIILEKRPYKGILERDPITESIMQKIGGIWPDEIAFFPIITENKVVALIYCDNGTKTEKMPETEGLEIFIDQAGLALEKSLLQRRLQEIEKKTQ
- the phnD gene encoding phosphate/phosphite/phosphonate ABC transporter substrate-binding protein, yielding MQTKNIVEKHKIRFIFFILALIISGILVSNFFFLLKDKNFIASLIILIIGIAVITFFSFSVAKKLFINPLDHINKAVKSISEANFSFDAGDDELGQILKNLNETVSSLDTMMKTIKNGFHQSLEVGKKLEDDIKKISENTKLESEAILNIASSLEQMNSATAEISQSTESLAISTEQKAVSLDEMVSSISEVSNSAQELSNTVDATSTSIEELSTTIKEVATRAEELASASEETLTATEEITSSIKDVEESAKKSAMLSEKVKNDTATFGITSVEKTIEGIQNIKVSFEKTAMFIKKLGGRSDEIGKILTVIDEITDQTTLLALNAAILAAQAGEHGKGFSVVADEIKDLAERTSFSTREISELIRSVQQELKDAILAMEGGLTSVEEGLKVARDAGDSLKKIVDSSIQSAEMSFFIERSMTEQAKTTKLVANAMERVKNMVSEVARATMEQSKGAILIAKATEKMSDVANLVKSATGEQLINIKQIAESIELVSEKNRHIAKALHEQRMGSNQIFNSVEKIKDIPKNNLVIVSEINQALKELSKNTEFIVKEMENFRFWNRSASSPNNTDVLYFVIEPVGIASGQAFKKFTPLTEFLKKKLQKKIELRVAFNNENVLKDIGQGKIHFSYIAPSTYVNANKKYGTQAVVKTILYGKSSYRSVIIAKKDSEINTLEDLKRRTFAFGETHSLSSYIVPRILLLDAGIDLKDLFHFDYLGSHEEIINAILNGSFDAGGVTEHVANYFQDKLKFIKISNDLPNNVICVNKNLSQKITDKLKSTLIELNDKNTESASILHSIDNQLSGFQVTSDAEFVAIRTMMERLGII
- a CDS encoding purine-binding chemotaxis protein CheW, encoding MEKLKKFAVFRIGEQDFGIEVIRVVEILNMQKTHTIPELPDFISGVITVRGEVIPLLDLRKRFNVKSPEEEGRIIIVKYDSEKIGLLVDDIKEIISFGTEEIITPPSIFKGVKKKYLSGLGKKNEGIIILLNIDDLLTSEEKIFLKNSERSLEENAGSEKPP
- the tadA gene encoding Flp pilus assembly complex ATPase component TadA is translated as MYEEFYGLKQKPFNKTPDPRFLFLSKNHEEALARMQYAVEEKELIVLTGEIGSGKTTLTRALMDSLGEKYRVILIINPRLTSTQFLRTVAKRFDINIPYNFKDSLLDSIYERVYKDFESGITPVIIIDEAQLIPNKDTFEEIRLLTNFQLDTTNLLSLILVGQTDLRRRLNHKAYLPLRQRIGLFYHLKPLTPDEIKSYVEHRLRVSGLEEPIFTDDAIKKLYHYSGGIPRLINSIANSALLDGFGKELRIIDEHIINDAVRELGLNGYREN
- a CDS encoding response regulator, encoding MKLEISGKSILIVEDSTTTRALIKAIIEEIGDVNIIEAGSGFEALKLLPTQNFNLVITDINMPDINGLELISFIKNNPRYSHIPLIIISTERSEEDKKRGIALGAMAYITKPFKAQELQEIIQQAFAHESI
- a CDS encoding purine-binding chemotaxis protein CheW translates to MDIAKIRKKLKENQQIKSNSKPDTQPELKQDITNEHTIETNTPSGEVMSVSENEVIEEKKESIIKTTDVQAPEIPTISKIEDEIIEFLTFSLMNEEFAFRITHLDEILRYQRIAIVPRMPKYVLGITSLRGKIIPVLSLKLKLSLTDTHDDDNEKKGKILILKGIKGPIGAIVDKVIGVMRIPKSELLPPPSHLSEAESKYVEGVAVIDTQFISILNIEEVTSIK